A genomic stretch from Malus domestica chromosome 15, GDT2T_hap1 includes:
- the LOC103435552 gene encoding G-type lectin S-receptor-like serine/threonine-protein kinase CES101 — MAIINLVFLIIFAGLWSSYDGRDTLKQGDTLNSSSSLVSASGNFTLSFVVNTIDGSNCSFLAIMRNGESATANRAWIGNRDSPVLYPSSPLLTLDFNNTLKISQKNEDQDPIVICSAPHTSNNNTSVVATLLDSGNLVLQQVNSVDGSMNRVFLWQSFDYPIDTFLPGMKLGVNHRNGHIWSLSSWSGIFNPAPGTFTLDWDPNQRQLKLRRKGVIFWTSGVLKSDGRFEYILSDESMMKYKFSVVSNENEDYVTYTAAEGGSPQELVLYTTGSLYEYSVQRDVAQAEKCDGYNTEGGCVKKDRPSECTSEFGGEFELKNGSFEPSNVTNTSRDPYWFGSSNTDCKATCWQNCDCLGFDFPISNNHTTGCRFWSVDSQFVENITGSGTTNGSFVLPRKSSTPTKSSSQNFIARKLWIVIAIPTALLVALSCILYQLKRRKFSLSDDNGRKIQNELLNFMRSNRRNDHGRGFQNYGKMGHSELSAFSYPSVLAATCNFSEENKLGQGGFGPVYKGKLVTGREIAVKRLSKCSGQGTLEFKNELILISELQHTNLVQLFGFCIHGEERMLMYEYMPNKSLDNFLFDSTRALLDWKRRFGIIEGIAQGLLYLHKYSRMRVIHRDLKPSNILLDENMNPKISDFGMARIFSYNELEANTGRIVGTRGYMSPEYAMEGIFSIKSDVFSFGVLMLEIISGRKNNSFYNDERVLNLVGYTWELWKEGAGIELMDPTLTDSCIQDQFLRCVHVGLLCVEENAGDRPTISSVISMLTNESVALPMPTKPAFFTERNHVAGGKEPEDMSTNCLSNSEIVAR; from the exons ATGGCTATCATCAACTTAGTTTTCTTGATCATTTTTGCAGGCCTGTGGAGTTCCTATGATGGAAGAGACACGCTGAAACAAGGTGATACTCTCAATTCCTCAAGTTCCTTGGTCTCTGCATCGGGCAATTTCACTTTGTCTTTCGTTGTAAATACCATAGATGGTTCCAACTGTAGCTTTCTAGCTATCATGCGCAACGGAGAATCTGCAACTGCAAATAGAGCATGGATCGGCAACCGAGACTCGCCTGTTTTATACCCTTCATCCCCACTACTTACCTTGGACTTCAACAATACATTGAAGATTTCCCAAAAAAATGAAGATCAAGATCCTATTGTGATTTGTTCGGCTCCACATACTAGTAATAATAATACTAGTGTTGTGGCTACCCTTTTGGATTCTGGCAATCTTGTACTACAACAGGTGAATTCTGTGGACGGATCGATGAACCGGGTATTTCTGTGGCAAAGTTTTGATTATCCCATCGATACCTTTCTTCCTGGTATGAAATTAGGTGTGAACCATAGGAATGGCCACATTTGGTCTCTTTCATCATGGTCAGGTATCTTCAACCCAGCTCCAGGGACTTTCACCCTTGATTGGGACCCCAACCAACGGCAACTGAAACTGAGGCGAAAAGGGGTTATTTTTTGGACTAGCGGAGTCTTAAAATCAGATGGGAGATTTGAATATATATTATCCGATGAATCCATGATGAAATATAAATTTAGCGTTGtttcaaatgaaaatgaagactACGTTACTTACACTGCTGCAGAAGGTGGCTCTCCACAAGAGTTGGTGTTGTACACCACTGGGTCACTGTATGAGTATAGTGTACAACGTGATGTTGCACAAGCAGAAAAATGTGATGGCTATAACACTGAGGGAGGGTGCGTGAAAAAGGACCGCCCGAGTGAATGTACGAGCGAATTTGGTGGTGAATTTGAGCTCAAAAATGGTTCTTTTGAACCAAGCAATGTCACTAATACTTCACGAGACCCCTACTGGTTTGGTAGTAGTAATACTGATTGTAAGGCTACTTGTTGGCAAAACTGTGACTGCCTTGGATTCGACTTCCCAATATCTAATAATCACACTACTGGATGCCGATTTTGGAGTGTAGACAGTCAGTTCGTTGAAAACATCACCGGCTCGGGTACTACAAATGGTAGTTTTGTTTTGCCAAGAAAATCAAGCACGCCAACAAAATCTTCATCTCAAAATTTTATCG CACGTAAGCTATGGATTGTCATTGCTATTCCCACTGCTCTACTTGTAGCGTTGAGTTGCATCTTATATCAGCTAAAACGAAGAAAATTTTCACTTTCAG ACGACAACGGGAGAAAGATTCAGAATGAATTGCTTAACTTCATGAGATCTAATAGACGTAATGATCATGGTCGTGGGTTTCAAAATTATGGAAAGATGGGGCATTCTGAATTAAGTGCATTTAGCTATCCATCTGTCTTGGCTGCCACTTGCAACTTCTCTGAAGAAAACAAGCTCGGGCAAGGGGGCTTTGGACCTGTTTATAAG GGAAAATTGGTAACGGGACGAGAGATAGCAGTAAAGAGGCTTTCAAAATGTTCAGGACAAGGAACATTGGAGTTCAAGAATGAATTAATACTCATATCTGAACTCCAACATACGAACCTTGTTCAGCTCTTCGGATTTTGCATTCATGGTGAAGAGAGGATGCTGATGTATGAGTACATGCCAAACAAAAGTTTGGACAACTTTTTATTTG ATTCTACCAGAGCTCTACTAGATTGGAAGAGGCGTTTCGGTATAATTGAAGGAATAGCTCAAGGATTGCTTTACTTGCACAAATACTCGAGAATGAGAGTAATTCATAGAGATTTGAAACCTAGTAACATATTACTTGATGAAAATATGAACCCCAAAATATCAGATTTTGGTATGGCAAGGATTTTCAGCTATAATGAATTGGAAGCAAATACTGGTAGGATTGTTGGGACACG TGGTTACATGTCTCCCGAATATGCCATGGAGGGGATATTTTCAATAAAATCTGATGTCTTCAGTTTTGGGGTGTTAATGCTCGAAATCATAAGTGGCAGGAAAAACAACAGCTTCTACAATGATGAGCGTGTGCTAAATTTAGTAGGATAT ACATGGGAGCTATGGAAAGAAGGCGCAGGGATAGAACTAATGGATCCAACACTAACGGATTCATGTATTCAGGATCAATTTCTTAGATGCGTCCATGTCGGTCTACTATGCGTGGAGGAAAATGCAGGTGATCGGCCGACCATC
- the LOC139192171 gene encoding G-type lectin S-receptor-like serine/threonine-protein kinase At1g67520 isoform X2, whose amino-acid sequence MATSLMIRNSIFFIIFACLWSLHDAKDTLKPGDTLNSSSTLVSASGKFVLKFVVQTIDGSNTSYIAILRDKQGANKAWIGNRNSPIPYPSSPLLTFDLSNTLRITNQVGNPIVIYSPPKNISSTNAFEAILLDSGNFVIREASSVNGSTNGVLWQSFDYPTDTFLPGMKLGVDRRSGKNWSLLSWATSYNPAPGLLSLDWDPNGKQLRIKQGGVVNWTSGVFDDGKFPFIFPEVSKQRYNFSIISNKDEDYLTYSAVGDPSDPEPEWVLYSRGTLFEYGAQVAITNAQDCDGYNTIGGCVRTDRPSNCTGKFGDEFVQKNGYFKIKDSSNTSRATSWYVVSSVDCKVLCWQNCVCLGFDTPADNQSSGPGCRFWSVDCEFIENSTGSGKTSSVFVLSSLTTPANSPPAKKNGRKWLWVVIALPTALLLTMFCIFGYLLRRRMLSGGDRARKQNTWLCFLKFDKLTDEPNQENMGKHDLSVFTYESVLTATSSFSEENKLGEGGFGPVYKGKLVTGQEIAVKRLSKSSGQGNSEFKNELILIHELQHTNLVQLFGFCIHEDERMLIYEYMPNKSLDYFIFDSIRGMLLDWKKRFSIIEGITQGLLYLHRYSRTRVIHRDLKASNILLDENMNPKIADFGLARIFTHTELEANTSRIVGTLGYMPPETIEGIVSVKTDVYSFGVLILEIISGRKNNRFCNDDGLLNLVGYAWELWKENKELELMDPTLGDSCNGNQLLRCIHVGLLCVDENAADRPTMSDVISMLTNESMELPKPKKPAYYAQGNVDFTGIREAGEQTGSINVLSHSDIGGR is encoded by the exons ATGGCTACAAGTTTGATGATCAgaaactcaattttcttcatcatttttgcaTGCTTGTGGAGTCTTCATGATGCAAAGGACACACTGAAGCCTGGGGACACTCTCAACTCCTCGAGCACCTTAGTGTCTGCGTCCGGGAAGTTTGTTTTGAAATTCGTGGTACAAACCATCGATGGTTCGAACACCAGCTATATAGCAATCCTGCGCGACAAGCAAGGTGCAAACAAAGCATGGATTGGGAACAGAAACTCTCCTATTCCGTACCCTTCTTCTCCACTTCTCACCTTTGACTTGAGCAACACGTTGAGAATTACAAACCAAGTTGGAAACCCTATTGTGATTTACTCTCCTCCGAAAAATATTAGTAGTACTAATGCTTTTGAGGCTATCCTTCTAGATTCCGGCAATTTTGTGATACGGGAAGCGAGCTCAGTCAACGGATCAACCAACGGGGTTTTGTGGCAGAGTTTTGATTATCCCACAGACACATTTTTACCAGGCATGAAATTGGGGGTTGACCGCAGAAGTGGCAAAAATTGGTCACTTTTGTCTTGGGCAACAAGCTACAATCCTGCACCAGGGCTTTTGAGCCTCGATTGGGACCCAAATGGGAAACAGTTGAGAATCAAGCAGGGTGGGGTGGTTAATTGGACTAGCGGGGTCTTTGATGATGGAAAATTTCCATTTATCTTTCCTGAAGTGTCCAAGCAGAGGTACAATTTTAGCATCATTTCGAACAAAGACGAAGACTACCTCACTTACAGTGCTGTAGGTGACCCAAGTGATCCAGAGCCGGAATGGGTGCTATACAGCAGGGGGACACTTTTTGAATATGGTGCACAAGTTGCGATCACAAACGCACAGGACTGTGACGGATATAACACAATTGGAGGGTGTGTTAGAACAGACCGGCCAAGCAATTGTACGGGGAAATTTGGTGATGAAtttgtgcaaaagaatggaTACTTCAAGATCAAAGACTCTAGTAATACTTCAAGAGCCACCAGCTGGTACGTTGTCAGTAGTGTTGATTGTAAGGTTCTTTGTTGGCAAAATTGTGTCTGCCTTGGTTTCGACACTCCAGCAGATAATCAGTCTAGTGGACCTGGATGCCGATTTTGGAGTGTAGATTGTGAGTTCATTGAAAATAGCACTGGATCAGGTAAAACAAgtagtgtttttgttttgtcaaGCCTAACAACGCCTGCAAATTCACCACCTGCTAAGAAAAATG GACGTAAGTGGTTATGGGTTGTCATTGCACTCCCTACTGCACTACTATTAACGATGTTTTGCATATTCGGTTATCTACTAAGAAGACGAATGCTTTCAG GTGGGGACAGAGCAAGGAAACAGAACACATGGCTTTGCttcttgaaatttgataaaCTTACTGATGAACCTAATCAAGAAAACATGGGAAAACATGATTTAAGCGTGTTTACGTATGAATCTGTTCTGACTGCCACTTCCAGCTTCTCGGAGGAAAACAAGCTCGGAGAAGGGGGATTTGGACCTGTTTATAAA GGAAAATTGGTGACGGGACAAGAAATAGCTGTGAAGAGGCTTTCAAAAAGTTCTGGACAAGGAAATTCGGAGTTTAAGAATGAATTGATACTCATACATGAACTCCAACACACAAACCTTGTTCAGCTCTTTGGATTTTGCATTCATGAAGACGAAAGGATGTTGATATACGAATACATGCCAAACAAAAGCTTAGACTACTTTATTTTTG ATTCAATCAGAGGTATGCTACTCGATTGGAAGAAGCGTTTCAGTATAATAGAAGGAATCACTCAAGGATTGCTTTACTTGCACAGATACTCGAGAACGAGAGTAATTCATAGAGATTTGAAAGCTAGTAATATACTACTCGACGAAAACATGAACCCTAAAATTGCAGATTTTGGCTTGGCAAGGATATTTACGCACACTGAATTGGAAGCAAATACTAGTAGGATTGTCGGGACACT TGGTTATATGCCTCCTGAGACCATTGAAGGAATAGTTTCTGTAAAAACCGATGTCTACAGTTTCGGGGTGCTAATACTTGAAATCATAAGCGGCAGGAAAAACAACCGCTTCTGCAATGATGATGGCTTACTCAATTTAGTAGGATAT GCCTGGGAGTTatggaaagaaaataaagagcTAGAACTAATGGATCCAACTCTAGGCGACTCCTGTAACGGGAATCAACTGTTAAGATGCATCCATGTCGGTCTACTGTGCGTGGATGAAAACGCAGCCGATCGACCCACCATGTCGGATGTGATATCGATGTTGACAAACGAAAGCATGGAGTTGCCTAAACCAAAAAAGCCGGCATATTACGCACAAGGAAATGTGGACTTTACTGGTATACGTGAAGCGGGAGAGCAAACTGGATCGATAAATGTTTTGTCTCATTCCGACATTGGTGGGCGTTGA
- the LOC139192171 gene encoding G-type lectin S-receptor-like serine/threonine-protein kinase At1g67520 isoform X1 — protein MATSLMIRNSIFFIIFACLWSLHDAKDTLKPGDTLNSSSTLVSASGKFVLKFVVQTIDGSNTSYIAILRDKQGANKAWIGNRNSPIPYPSSPLLTFDLSNTLRITNQVGNPIVIYSPPKNISSTNAFEAILLDSGNFVIREASSVNGSTNGVLWQSFDYPTDTFLPGMKLGVDRRSGKNWSLLSWATSYNPAPGLLSLDWDPNGKQLRIKQGGVVNWTSGVFDDGKFPFIFPEVSKQRYNFSIISNKDEDYLTYSAVGDPSDPEPEWVLYSRGTLFEYGAQVAITNAQDCDGYNTIGGCVRTDRPSNCTGKFGDEFVQKNGYFKIKDSSNTSRATSWYVVSSVDCKVLCWQNCVCLGFDTPADNQSSGPGCRFWSVDCEFIENSTGSGKTSSVFVLSSLTTPANSPPAKKNVNSGRKWLWVVIALPTALLLTMFCIFGYLLRRRMLSGGDRARKQNTWLCFLKFDKLTDEPNQENMGKHDLSVFTYESVLTATSSFSEENKLGEGGFGPVYKGKLVTGQEIAVKRLSKSSGQGNSEFKNELILIHELQHTNLVQLFGFCIHEDERMLIYEYMPNKSLDYFIFDSIRGMLLDWKKRFSIIEGITQGLLYLHRYSRTRVIHRDLKASNILLDENMNPKIADFGLARIFTHTELEANTSRIVGTLGYMPPETIEGIVSVKTDVYSFGVLILEIISGRKNNRFCNDDGLLNLVGYAWELWKENKELELMDPTLGDSCNGNQLLRCIHVGLLCVDENAADRPTMSDVISMLTNESMELPKPKKPAYYAQGNVDFTGIREAGEQTGSINVLSHSDIGGR, from the exons ATGGCTACAAGTTTGATGATCAgaaactcaattttcttcatcatttttgcaTGCTTGTGGAGTCTTCATGATGCAAAGGACACACTGAAGCCTGGGGACACTCTCAACTCCTCGAGCACCTTAGTGTCTGCGTCCGGGAAGTTTGTTTTGAAATTCGTGGTACAAACCATCGATGGTTCGAACACCAGCTATATAGCAATCCTGCGCGACAAGCAAGGTGCAAACAAAGCATGGATTGGGAACAGAAACTCTCCTATTCCGTACCCTTCTTCTCCACTTCTCACCTTTGACTTGAGCAACACGTTGAGAATTACAAACCAAGTTGGAAACCCTATTGTGATTTACTCTCCTCCGAAAAATATTAGTAGTACTAATGCTTTTGAGGCTATCCTTCTAGATTCCGGCAATTTTGTGATACGGGAAGCGAGCTCAGTCAACGGATCAACCAACGGGGTTTTGTGGCAGAGTTTTGATTATCCCACAGACACATTTTTACCAGGCATGAAATTGGGGGTTGACCGCAGAAGTGGCAAAAATTGGTCACTTTTGTCTTGGGCAACAAGCTACAATCCTGCACCAGGGCTTTTGAGCCTCGATTGGGACCCAAATGGGAAACAGTTGAGAATCAAGCAGGGTGGGGTGGTTAATTGGACTAGCGGGGTCTTTGATGATGGAAAATTTCCATTTATCTTTCCTGAAGTGTCCAAGCAGAGGTACAATTTTAGCATCATTTCGAACAAAGACGAAGACTACCTCACTTACAGTGCTGTAGGTGACCCAAGTGATCCAGAGCCGGAATGGGTGCTATACAGCAGGGGGACACTTTTTGAATATGGTGCACAAGTTGCGATCACAAACGCACAGGACTGTGACGGATATAACACAATTGGAGGGTGTGTTAGAACAGACCGGCCAAGCAATTGTACGGGGAAATTTGGTGATGAAtttgtgcaaaagaatggaTACTTCAAGATCAAAGACTCTAGTAATACTTCAAGAGCCACCAGCTGGTACGTTGTCAGTAGTGTTGATTGTAAGGTTCTTTGTTGGCAAAATTGTGTCTGCCTTGGTTTCGACACTCCAGCAGATAATCAGTCTAGTGGACCTGGATGCCGATTTTGGAGTGTAGATTGTGAGTTCATTGAAAATAGCACTGGATCAGGTAAAACAAgtagtgtttttgttttgtcaaGCCTAACAACGCCTGCAAATTCACCACCTGCTAAGAAAAATG TTAATTCAGGACGTAAGTGGTTATGGGTTGTCATTGCACTCCCTACTGCACTACTATTAACGATGTTTTGCATATTCGGTTATCTACTAAGAAGACGAATGCTTTCAG GTGGGGACAGAGCAAGGAAACAGAACACATGGCTTTGCttcttgaaatttgataaaCTTACTGATGAACCTAATCAAGAAAACATGGGAAAACATGATTTAAGCGTGTTTACGTATGAATCTGTTCTGACTGCCACTTCCAGCTTCTCGGAGGAAAACAAGCTCGGAGAAGGGGGATTTGGACCTGTTTATAAA GGAAAATTGGTGACGGGACAAGAAATAGCTGTGAAGAGGCTTTCAAAAAGTTCTGGACAAGGAAATTCGGAGTTTAAGAATGAATTGATACTCATACATGAACTCCAACACACAAACCTTGTTCAGCTCTTTGGATTTTGCATTCATGAAGACGAAAGGATGTTGATATACGAATACATGCCAAACAAAAGCTTAGACTACTTTATTTTTG ATTCAATCAGAGGTATGCTACTCGATTGGAAGAAGCGTTTCAGTATAATAGAAGGAATCACTCAAGGATTGCTTTACTTGCACAGATACTCGAGAACGAGAGTAATTCATAGAGATTTGAAAGCTAGTAATATACTACTCGACGAAAACATGAACCCTAAAATTGCAGATTTTGGCTTGGCAAGGATATTTACGCACACTGAATTGGAAGCAAATACTAGTAGGATTGTCGGGACACT TGGTTATATGCCTCCTGAGACCATTGAAGGAATAGTTTCTGTAAAAACCGATGTCTACAGTTTCGGGGTGCTAATACTTGAAATCATAAGCGGCAGGAAAAACAACCGCTTCTGCAATGATGATGGCTTACTCAATTTAGTAGGATAT GCCTGGGAGTTatggaaagaaaataaagagcTAGAACTAATGGATCCAACTCTAGGCGACTCCTGTAACGGGAATCAACTGTTAAGATGCATCCATGTCGGTCTACTGTGCGTGGATGAAAACGCAGCCGATCGACCCACCATGTCGGATGTGATATCGATGTTGACAAACGAAAGCATGGAGTTGCCTAAACCAAAAAAGCCGGCATATTACGCACAAGGAAATGTGGACTTTACTGGTATACGTGAAGCGGGAGAGCAAACTGGATCGATAAATGTTTTGTCTCATTCCGACATTGGTGGGCGTTGA